The following proteins are encoded in a genomic region of Rhodothermales bacterium:
- a CDS encoding MotA/TolQ/ExbB proton channel family protein, translating to MEKSTVAGLGAGLLLVYGAIFMGTGWATFFDPASFMLVVGGAGAGMMVNYTFDQLKMMPGAFKDFFSFSLPPLSKYIEEFGELSRIARREGLLALDRRLEEIDDPFLKFGLEMAVDGIDEREIDEMMQANLQTELNEKSFAVKLFTSFGANAPAFGMIGTLIGLIQMMGNLSDPSQIGAGMAVALVTTFLGSLIANLFFLPFAEKRKLQVAALLRMRELVRTGVLAIVRGDSPSMIQKRLQNLLTPSELSQVATPAQAEEA from the coding sequence ATGGAAAAATCAACAGTTGCCGGCCTCGGCGCAGGTCTCCTGCTCGTCTATGGCGCCATCTTCATGGGGACGGGATGGGCGACGTTTTTCGATCCCGCATCCTTCATGCTCGTGGTGGGCGGTGCAGGGGCCGGCATGATGGTGAACTACACCTTCGATCAGCTGAAGATGATGCCGGGGGCCTTTAAGGACTTCTTCTCGTTCAGCCTCCCTCCCCTCAGCAAATACATCGAGGAGTTCGGCGAGCTGTCCCGCATCGCCCGGCGTGAGGGCCTGCTGGCGCTCGACCGCCGGCTCGAGGAGATCGACGACCCTTTCCTGAAGTTCGGCCTCGAGATGGCCGTCGACGGCATCGACGAGCGGGAGATCGATGAGATGATGCAGGCCAACCTGCAAACCGAGCTGAACGAGAAGTCGTTCGCCGTGAAACTCTTCACCTCGTTCGGCGCCAACGCGCCGGCGTTCGGGATGATCGGCACCCTGATCGGGCTGATCCAGATGATGGGCAACCTGTCGGACCCCTCGCAGATCGGCGCCGGCATGGCCGTCGCCCTCGTGACCACGTTCCTCGGCTCACTCATCGCGAACCTGTTTTTCCTCCCTTTCGCCGAAAAACGCAAGCTCCAGGTGGCCGCCCTGCTTCGGATGCGCGAGCTGGTCCGCACCGGCGTGCTCGCCATCGTCCGCGGCGACAGCCCGAGCATGATCCAGAAGCGCCTGCAAAACCTGTTGACGCCAAGCGAACTCAGCCAGGTCGCCACGCCGGCCCAGGCAGAAGAAGCCTAG
- a CDS encoding flagellar basal body-associated FliL family protein: MAEPTEDQGANNPDAVEGDKKKKGGGFIMILLPLLLVSAGAGAFLSYSKYPAIAQVAYNLGIGGEGEEEEAAEEEGIQYGEFMELSNIVVNPADSNGRRLLMVSLGIESVEPAQLESIKSREMVVRDTIIKLLGRRTVEELAAIEQRNTIKDELRQAVNGIVTEGEVSRLYFTQYVLQ; the protein is encoded by the coding sequence ATGGCAGAACCAACCGAAGACCAGGGAGCAAACAATCCTGACGCCGTAGAGGGCGACAAGAAGAAAAAGGGCGGCGGTTTTATCATGATCCTGCTGCCGCTGTTGCTGGTATCCGCCGGCGCCGGCGCCTTCCTGTCCTATTCGAAATATCCGGCCATCGCCCAGGTGGCCTACAACCTCGGGATCGGCGGCGAGGGCGAGGAAGAGGAAGCGGCCGAAGAGGAAGGCATCCAGTACGGGGAGTTCATGGAACTCTCGAACATTGTCGTCAACCCGGCCGACTCGAACGGCCGGCGTCTGTTGATGGTGAGCCTGGGGATCGAATCGGTGGAGCCGGCGCAGCTCGAGAGCATCAAGTCCCGCGAGATGGTCGTCCGCGACACCATCATCAAGCTGCTCGGCCGCCGCACCGTGGAGGAGCTGGCCGCCATCGAACAGCGCAACACGATCAAGGACGAGTTGCGTCAGGCCGTGAACGGCATCGTCACGGAAGGCGAGGTCAGCCGGCTCTACTTCACGCAGTACGTGCTCCAGTAG
- a CDS encoding flagellar motor protein MotB: MAEIEEEPAPSAPFWLVTYGDMVTLLLTFFVMIVAMSEIKKDRLMEAMSYFKGRQSVFDNAQPIPVIPQDDPQDAEEQKREQAERVESLMEFIEEEGLQGHVEVNYKESTVHIVITDSVMFSSGSAQLLSTAQRVLAKIATVASDSSNTLTVIGHTDNIPIRTSAFPSNWELSASRAASVVRFLLTQRSALPPDHYQAIGKGEFQPVASNRTPEGRSRNRRIELLISLNQWQNQPKTREQTILTP; the protein is encoded by the coding sequence ATGGCTGAGATCGAAGAAGAACCTGCCCCATCAGCCCCGTTCTGGCTGGTGACGTACGGCGACATGGTGACGCTGCTGCTCACGTTCTTCGTGATGATCGTGGCCATGTCCGAGATCAAGAAAGACCGCTTGATGGAGGCGATGAGCTACTTCAAGGGCCGGCAGAGCGTGTTCGACAACGCACAGCCGATCCCGGTTATCCCGCAGGACGATCCGCAGGACGCCGAGGAGCAAAAACGCGAGCAGGCGGAGCGGGTCGAGTCGTTGATGGAGTTCATCGAGGAGGAAGGGCTTCAGGGCCACGTGGAGGTCAACTACAAGGAATCGACGGTGCACATTGTGATCACCGATTCGGTCATGTTTTCCTCCGGCAGCGCCCAGTTGCTGAGCACGGCGCAGCGGGTGCTGGCCAAAATCGCGACGGTGGCCTCCGATTCGAGCAACACGCTGACCGTAATCGGCCATACGGACAACATTCCCATCCGGACATCGGCCTTTCCCTCCAACTGGGAGCTCTCGGCGTCGCGCGCGGCGTCGGTGGTTCGGTTCTTGCTCACGCAGCGATCGGCCCTTCCGCCGGACCACTACCAGGCCATCGGCAAGGGCGAATTCCAGCCTGTCGCGTCCAACCGCACGCCGGAGGGACGCAGCCGGAATCGTCGTATTGAGCTCTTAATCAGTTTGAACCAATGGCAGAACCAACCGAAGACCAGGGAGCAAACAATCCTGACGCCGTAG